The Hymenobacter sp. DG01 genome has a segment encoding these proteins:
- a CDS encoding alpha/beta fold hydrolase gives MAFDLEHHQIQTNGIRLHVVQCGPANGPLVILLHGFPEFWYGWRYQIQALAEAGYRVWVPDQRGYNLSDKPPRIADYRIGQLGADVLGLLDAAGVGKAALIGHDWGAAVTWWLAAHHPERLSRVAILNVPHPAVLGRALRRAPRQLLKSWYIFFFQLPWLPEHLFRRRQFRFGRGALRGTSRPGTFTTDDLRQYTEAWARPGAPTGMINWYRAALRAAGGVGPTGRIRIPVRILWGRLDAFLEPVLAELSLGQCDQGELTYFDRATHWLHQEEPAEVNRLLLDFLRADAPASVT, from the coding sequence ATGGCTTTCGACCTTGAGCATCATCAGATTCAAACCAACGGCATCCGCCTGCATGTGGTGCAGTGCGGGCCTGCCAACGGGCCGCTGGTAATACTGCTGCACGGCTTTCCGGAGTTCTGGTACGGCTGGCGCTACCAGATTCAGGCCTTGGCCGAGGCGGGTTACCGCGTGTGGGTCCCCGACCAGCGCGGCTACAACCTCAGCGACAAGCCGCCCCGCATAGCCGACTACCGCATCGGGCAGTTGGGTGCCGATGTGCTGGGGTTGCTGGACGCGGCGGGGGTAGGAAAGGCGGCCCTAATTGGGCACGACTGGGGGGCGGCCGTTACGTGGTGGCTGGCGGCCCACCACCCGGAGCGGCTCAGCCGGGTGGCCATCCTGAATGTGCCGCACCCTGCCGTGCTGGGCCGGGCCCTGCGCCGGGCGCCGCGGCAGCTGCTGAAAAGCTGGTATATCTTCTTTTTTCAGTTGCCTTGGCTTCCTGAGCATCTGTTCCGGCGCCGGCAGTTTCGGTTTGGGCGCGGGGCCTTACGCGGTACCAGTAGGCCCGGCACTTTCACCACCGACGACCTGCGCCAGTACACCGAAGCCTGGGCCCGCCCCGGCGCCCCCACTGGCATGATCAACTGGTACCGGGCGGCCTTGCGTGCCGCTGGGGGGGTAGGGCCTACCGGCCGCATCCGGATTCCGGTCCGTATTTTATGGGGGCGCCTCGATGCGTTTCTGGAGCCGGTGCTGGCTGAGCTGAGTCTGGGCCAGTGCGACCAAGGTGAGCTTACGTACTTCGACCGGGCTACCCACTGGCTGCACCAGGAGGAGCCCGCGGAAGTAAACCGCCTGCTGCTGGATTTTCTGCGGGCCGACGCGCCTGCTTCTGTTACTTGA
- a CDS encoding acyl-CoA desaturase, giving the protein MTKPLKFTNANRSTFFATVRERVDVYFQSQQLSRHANGAMWAKTIFFLVAFVGLYSLIMSGQFGPWAMMGLAGMLGACCAFIGFNICHDALHGAFSANKRVNKAFSLLFNLIGANPYVWTITHNIVHHTYTNIPGHDEDIEVAPGLVRLSAEEPVRPWQRFQHLYAFPLYGLASLSWVVRKDYIKFFKSKIGQHPTANHPRKEYVNLFAYKALYYALFIVAPLVVLDITWWQFLIGFLTLHLVEGLVLGLVFQLAHVVEGTAFPTPDETGDMQEAWAVHQLRTTANFAPRSAVASFLCGGLNRQIEHHLFPRVCHIHYPALAGIIRQTAQEFELPYLENPSFLAALRSHYRMLHQLGRAAA; this is encoded by the coding sequence ATGACCAAGCCCCTCAAGTTTACCAACGCCAACCGCTCTACTTTTTTCGCCACAGTGCGCGAGCGGGTAGATGTTTACTTTCAGAGCCAGCAGCTTTCCCGCCACGCCAACGGCGCTATGTGGGCCAAAACCATCTTCTTCCTGGTGGCCTTCGTAGGGTTATACTCCCTGATTATGTCGGGGCAGTTTGGGCCCTGGGCCATGATGGGGCTGGCGGGCATGTTGGGCGCGTGTTGCGCTTTTATCGGGTTCAATATCTGCCACGATGCCCTGCACGGCGCCTTTTCGGCCAACAAGCGGGTGAACAAGGCGTTCAGCCTTCTCTTCAATCTGATTGGTGCCAACCCCTACGTCTGGACCATCACGCACAACATCGTGCACCATACCTACACCAACATTCCCGGCCACGATGAGGACATTGAGGTAGCGCCGGGTTTGGTGCGGCTATCGGCGGAGGAGCCGGTGCGGCCGTGGCAGCGCTTTCAGCATCTGTATGCTTTTCCGCTGTACGGGCTGGCCTCCCTCTCGTGGGTGGTACGCAAGGACTATATCAAGTTCTTCAAGTCGAAGATCGGTCAGCACCCAACCGCTAATCATCCGCGCAAGGAGTACGTCAACCTCTTTGCCTACAAGGCCCTGTACTACGCCCTGTTCATTGTGGCGCCGCTAGTAGTGCTTGACATTACCTGGTGGCAGTTTCTGATTGGCTTTCTGACTTTGCACCTGGTGGAAGGTCTGGTGCTGGGGCTGGTGTTTCAGCTGGCACACGTAGTGGAGGGCACGGCCTTCCCTACCCCTGATGAAACCGGCGACATGCAGGAAGCCTGGGCGGTGCACCAGCTGCGCACCACGGCCAACTTTGCCCCGCGCAGCGCGGTAGCCAGCTTTCTGTGCGGCGGCCTGAACCGGCAGATTGAGCACCATTTGTTTCCGCGTGTCTGCCACATTCACTACCCTGCTTTAGCCGGCATTATCCGGCAAACGGCCCAGGAGTTTGAGCTACCCTACCTCGAAAACCCATCGTTTCTGGCCGCGCTTCGCTCCCACTACCGCATGCTGCATCAGCTGGGCCGGGCGGCCGCGTAG
- a CDS encoding TIGR03915 family putative DNA repair protein: MSRSLSPRPSAKATPARPAPAAVPPRPPVVALTNSPLDYAYDGSFEGLLTVLFAIYDRKAAPNSIQPLGAVQGGLFARPVQIDTDEATAARVWEGLLRHMDQEARTRLFHTFLSEQPDRELLIFRYADLAMRAGRDISDNYADDNVRRVAHIAQQMYREKHRMEAFVRFEKTSDGLFHATIDPDFDVLPLIAPHFTKRYADQRWLIFDRRRRYGLYYDLHRTDVVQFETTAPQRTTDISATVLDEREPLFKLLWQSYFDHVNIPERKNMKLHRRHMPLRYWRYLSEKQPREQRFEPIKNKRPVQPGGPALGAAPDVQPE, encoded by the coding sequence ATGAGCCGTTCCCTCTCGCCGCGTCCTTCCGCTAAAGCTACCCCCGCGCGCCCGGCCCCCGCTGCCGTACCCCCCCGCCCCCCGGTGGTGGCGTTAACCAATTCGCCCCTGGATTACGCCTATGATGGATCTTTTGAAGGGCTGCTGACGGTGTTGTTTGCCATTTATGACCGCAAGGCCGCGCCCAATAGCATTCAGCCCCTCGGGGCCGTGCAGGGTGGCCTGTTTGCCCGGCCCGTGCAGATTGATACCGACGAGGCCACCGCCGCCCGCGTATGGGAAGGCCTGCTGCGCCACATGGACCAAGAGGCGCGCACCCGCCTGTTTCACACTTTCCTGAGCGAACAGCCCGATCGGGAACTGCTCATCTTCCGCTATGCCGACCTGGCCATGCGCGCCGGCCGCGACATATCGGACAACTATGCCGACGACAATGTGCGCCGCGTGGCCCATATCGCCCAGCAGATGTACCGCGAGAAGCACCGCATGGAAGCCTTCGTGCGCTTCGAAAAAACCTCCGACGGGCTGTTTCACGCCACCATCGACCCCGACTTTGACGTGCTGCCCCTGATTGCGCCCCACTTCACGAAGCGCTACGCCGACCAGCGCTGGCTGATTTTTGACCGGCGCCGCCGCTACGGCCTCTACTACGATCTGCACCGCACTGATGTGGTGCAGTTTGAAACCACTGCGCCCCAGCGCACCACCGATATTTCGGCTACCGTGCTCGACGAGCGGGAGCCCCTGTTCAAGCTGCTCTGGCAGTCGTACTTCGACCACGTAAACATTCCGGAGCGCAAAAACATGAAGCTGCACCGCCGCCACATGCCCCTGCGCTACTGGCGCTACCTCAGCGAAAAGCAGCCCCGGGAGCAGCGCTTCGAGCCCATCAAGAACAAGCGGCCCGTGCAGCCCGGTGGCCCCGCGCTGGGGGCGGCCCCCGATGTGCAGCCGGAGTAA
- the rfbD gene encoding dTDP-4-dehydrorhamnose reductase: MSTTTTLVFGASGQLGQCLQHVSRERNLTSIVFLPEEQANILNVEALQAVFQQYQPAYVINCAAYTAVDKAEDEVEIARKVNRDGAENLARLCGEHNATLIHISTDFVFAGTGNTPLLETDEAAPISVYGLTKLEGEQVIPALTSQYFILRTSWLYSEYAGNFVKTMLKFGREREEMKVIWDQVGTPTYAIDLAGCILTIIEQQNQQYGIYHYSNEGLTSWYDFAVAVFELSGLPTRTLPIRTAEYPTKATRPAFSVMDKSKAKTQLGVAIPHWRESLKVCLSRLEA; the protein is encoded by the coding sequence ATGAGCACGACCACTACTCTCGTTTTCGGGGCCTCCGGGCAACTGGGCCAATGCCTGCAACACGTTTCCAGGGAGCGTAACCTAACCAGCATAGTGTTCCTGCCCGAGGAGCAAGCCAACATTCTGAATGTAGAAGCGCTGCAGGCTGTTTTTCAGCAGTACCAGCCGGCTTACGTGATTAACTGCGCCGCCTACACCGCCGTGGATAAGGCCGAGGATGAAGTAGAAATCGCCCGCAAAGTAAACCGCGACGGTGCCGAAAACCTGGCCCGCCTCTGCGGGGAGCACAACGCCACGCTCATCCACATTTCCACCGATTTCGTGTTTGCCGGCACGGGCAACACCCCCCTGCTGGAAACCGACGAAGCCGCGCCTATTAGCGTGTACGGCCTCACCAAGCTGGAAGGCGAGCAGGTAATTCCGGCCCTCACTAGCCAATACTTCATCCTGCGCACCAGCTGGCTGTACTCGGAGTACGCCGGCAACTTCGTGAAAACCATGCTGAAGTTTGGCCGGGAGCGGGAGGAAATGAAGGTGATTTGGGACCAGGTGGGTACCCCCACCTACGCCATCGACCTGGCCGGCTGCATCCTCACCATCATCGAGCAGCAGAACCAGCAGTACGGCATTTACCACTACAGCAACGAGGGCCTAACCTCCTGGTACGATTTCGCAGTGGCCGTCTTCGAGCTGAGCGGCCTGCCTACCCGCACCCTACCCATCCGCACCGCCGAATACCCCACCAAAGCTACCCGGCCCGCCTTTTCGGTCATGGATAAATCGAAGGCCAAAACCCAGCTGGGCGTGGCTATTCCGCACTGGCGCGAAAGCCTGAAGGTGTGCCTAAGCCGACTGGAGGCTTAA
- a CDS encoding FG-GAP-like repeat-containing protein has product MQNSTPSFAFGYFLARFLSRAPFGLTCGALLVSATGNAQAPVVTGTIPARHTAVLEASVGVTLQFSQPITAATANNLRVFGAQRQGRRAGTVAGGGTATLTFSPSQPFAPGEQVRVSVPASLQSATGSGAIKQVLEFTAAAGGTGQGSFTGGSEVVVGTWPTNIAVGDVDGDGDLDFVTVHDYLFRAAVGFNNGDGTYTLAPYNTIVGGHPTSVALGDVDGDGDLDMLVTDAQDAGQGGGAGSVSICTNNGKGEFLGTVLGAQSRVVGVRPSSVALGDLDADGDLDFVAANAGSNSVSVRLNNGAGAFSGSGTVAVGALPQKVVLGDIDNDGDLDLLTANADDNTVSVRLNSGNGTFSGATTVGVGAGPEDVVLADLDGNGSLDFATINDEDSSVSVRLNTGAGTFTGTLALPLPEAGRALVLGDIDADGDTDLVAAGKKTATVFLNNGSAAFTAVVPVALGLKPTGLALADVDADGDLDLLASNEDAGTVSVRLNGVSRPPSISSFNPSGGRVGTTVVLTGAGLWAATQVRFNGIPAPDFTVDSDIRLTVTVPAGATSGPLTVTTPLGTTTSAASYVVQVPPVVTTVAPARNTVAADRSTTAQITFSEPMTAASADNVRVFGSLLGGRQAGTVTGGGSATLTFSPAQRYAPGEVISVSVPATVEGPNGGVTPHVFQFRTAVTGVSGQANFTGTQNIGVGGECRDVTVGDVDNDGDLDMIVTKSSGTTVMLRLNDGTGNFPASREIPTDIFSEQALLSDLDADGDLDLLVSSSIGKISLRLNDGRGNFSGTTTLVGGEFLAVGDIDADGDADILSADSGPGPNILFNNGNATFTTGAYAGLDDAVGLALADVDNDGDLDVVTTHGSTSKFVKVGLNDGRGRFTPGPAVAVGIGATAVALADLDGDQDVDLITVHRAAGRVHVQYNDGHGQFGNLQAVPVGPDPTALELADVDADGDLDLVVPNYQQQLTGLNTVSVRLNDGHGGFAPAPSAIITPNDAAYQIALGDLDNDGDLDLLTANTYGNSVSVRFNQPTPAPVISQVSPGRGPVGSLVLLTGRNLVGVREVRFNGQAASYYVINSATQITVRVPAAATTGPVTVVSPAGTGASEQAFTITQPVAVTSLSPARNSHTAPVAGPVALTFAQPMQTATDLRVFGNQRQGLRSGSLTGAGTPTVSFAPSQPFAPGEEVTVVVPNTLQGAAGSAVQQVYQFRAATSGSGTGNFVAAPPVEVGQLPLGVALGDVDNDGDLDLVSSNARSETISIRRNNGQGFFSGSQEIIMPTGPGQIKLADMDNDQDLDIVISLCHCSWGGTVGEVAIQLNDGTGNFTAAPSIPVPGRLYSVNTGDVDNDGDLDIVLANYSSDSVYVRLNNGQARFSGKHAVAVGTQPKSLVLGDVDNDGDLDLVVANGSDSYTDRPNVLSVRLNNGLGFFSGTQNVPVSGRPQSVTLGDVDNDGDLDLVASTEDYLDKGVSIGLNNGRGEFSAIQTVAVGRQPEAVLLGDIDADGDLDLLTSNATGKTTSVRLNDGQGVFSAAQEVPVGSAPWEMALGDIDADGDLDLVSVDDQLNSGFIKVFLNSLPAPVISSFTPTTGEAGTLVTLTGRFFTGTSQVTFNGVGVSFTVVSATQITATVPAAATSGVIKITTPYGTAVSAAPFVLPAPAIASFSPTAGGPGLVVTLRGSYFTGATGVSFGTVAAASFTVVSATEVTAVVPEGAATATIRLTSPSGTGTSTSPFTVLAAPVATTWAPGPNASHVPATSPIEVSFSRAISAASAGSLRVFGNQRQGQRTGTLTGGGTAALRFVPARPFAPGEQVSVSLPPTLLGAEGGQMMKRVFQFRAATSGPGRGTFAGPANLPLKLSVNALRLGDMDGDGDLDVVTNSGYNQLGVALNQGNGTFATPLYTPNPVVSANPALQLGDFDGDGDLDVATYYNFGLVAIRLNDGRGNLSGSQNVPSFGFGGGAYREIPLEVGDVDADGDLDLVTGNPNQGSITALLNDGQGVFSPGTQQQLAVYFTIFRLGDLDNDGDLDLVTIRESDADPARRVLSILLNDGNGQFTATTSLPLPTVPTGLKLADMDRDGNLDAVITDYEDLPGADHWGLTVLRNNSAARFTVGARRALPTPGAVADVLELGDVDADGDVDAFTSGQDYRNPEQFIRLFLNDGRGTLSPVTPLPTNSPPRSMALGDLDGDGDLDLSDDSTPGAGLAFRLNGPGVPLAATPGNPLGALVALYPNPAHQQVTVELPAGLLLRPGTLSLVNSLGQVMHTQALAAAPAGSRTTIRIPGLAAGLYLVRLSVEGSPQAVGHLMIE; this is encoded by the coding sequence TTGCAGAACTCTACCCCTTCTTTTGCTTTTGGGTATTTCCTGGCTCGTTTTCTTTCCCGCGCACCATTCGGCCTGACCTGCGGAGCGCTGCTGGTATCGGCCACTGGTAACGCGCAGGCGCCTGTGGTAACCGGCACTATTCCGGCGCGCCATACGGCCGTTTTGGAGGCGTCGGTTGGGGTTACACTGCAGTTTTCGCAGCCCATTACCGCCGCTACCGCCAACAACCTGCGGGTGTTTGGCGCCCAGCGGCAGGGTAGGCGGGCGGGCACCGTGGCGGGCGGCGGCACGGCTACCCTCACGTTCAGCCCCAGCCAACCCTTTGCACCCGGTGAACAAGTACGGGTTTCGGTGCCTGCCTCCCTGCAAAGTGCTACAGGCAGCGGAGCCATTAAGCAGGTGCTGGAGTTTACGGCCGCCGCGGGTGGCACCGGGCAGGGCTCCTTCACGGGGGGCTCCGAGGTAGTAGTGGGCACTTGGCCCACCAATATTGCGGTGGGCGATGTGGATGGGGACGGGGACCTGGATTTTGTGACGGTTCACGACTACCTGTTCCGGGCAGCCGTGGGCTTCAACAATGGCGACGGCACGTACACTCTGGCGCCTTATAACACCATCGTGGGCGGCCACCCCACCAGCGTGGCCCTGGGCGATGTGGATGGGGATGGTGACCTGGATATGTTGGTAACCGACGCGCAGGACGCCGGACAGGGCGGAGGTGCTGGCAGTGTGAGCATTTGCACCAACAATGGCAAAGGAGAGTTTCTGGGTACCGTACTCGGGGCCCAGAGCAGGGTAGTCGGCGTGCGTCCTTCCAGCGTGGCCCTCGGTGACTTGGACGCGGATGGCGACCTGGACTTTGTAGCCGCCAACGCGGGTAGCAACTCCGTGAGCGTCCGGCTCAACAATGGCGCGGGTGCATTTTCGGGCTCCGGCACGGTAGCCGTGGGTGCCCTACCCCAAAAGGTAGTCCTGGGCGACATCGACAACGACGGCGACCTGGACCTGCTCACGGCCAATGCCGATGACAACACCGTGAGCGTACGGCTGAATTCGGGTAACGGCACCTTCAGCGGCGCTACCACGGTAGGCGTGGGCGCTGGACCGGAAGACGTGGTGCTGGCCGACCTGGATGGCAACGGCAGCCTGGATTTCGCCACGATTAACGACGAAGATTCATCGGTGAGCGTGCGCCTGAACACGGGAGCAGGCACCTTCACGGGCACGCTGGCGCTGCCGCTGCCCGAAGCCGGCCGGGCTCTGGTGCTGGGCGATATTGATGCCGACGGCGACACCGACCTGGTGGCCGCCGGTAAGAAAACGGCAACCGTATTTCTGAATAATGGCAGCGCCGCCTTTACGGCCGTGGTGCCGGTAGCCTTGGGCCTCAAGCCGACGGGCCTGGCCCTGGCCGACGTGGATGCCGACGGTGACCTGGACCTGCTGGCCAGCAATGAAGACGCGGGTACGGTAAGTGTCCGGCTGAATGGTGTTTCGCGCCCGCCTTCCATTAGCAGCTTTAACCCCTCCGGCGGCCGGGTGGGCACAACGGTGGTCCTGACGGGGGCCGGGTTGTGGGCCGCTACCCAGGTGCGCTTCAACGGCATTCCTGCTCCTGACTTCACTGTTGATTCGGACATACGCCTGACGGTGACCGTACCGGCCGGCGCCACCTCGGGCCCCCTGACGGTTACTACCCCCCTTGGTACTACCACCTCGGCCGCCAGCTATGTGGTGCAAGTGCCGCCCGTGGTAACTACCGTGGCGCCCGCCCGCAACACCGTAGCTGCCGACCGCAGCACGACGGCGCAGATTACTTTTTCGGAGCCCATGACGGCGGCCTCAGCCGATAACGTGCGCGTGTTTGGCTCCCTGCTGGGGGGTAGGCAGGCGGGCACCGTTACGGGCGGAGGTAGTGCTACCCTCACCTTCAGCCCTGCCCAAAGGTATGCGCCCGGCGAGGTAATAAGCGTGTCGGTGCCGGCAACGGTGGAAGGGCCGAACGGGGGCGTAACGCCCCACGTCTTCCAGTTTCGGACGGCCGTTACGGGCGTGTCGGGGCAGGCTAATTTCACAGGTACACAAAACATTGGGGTAGGAGGCGAATGCCGGGACGTGACGGTAGGCGACGTGGATAACGACGGCGACCTGGATATGATAGTCACTAAAAGCAGCGGTACCACTGTCATGCTGCGCCTCAACGACGGCACCGGCAACTTCCCGGCGAGTCGGGAAATTCCGACTGATATCTTCTCTGAACAGGCTCTGCTCAGCGACCTGGACGCCGACGGTGACCTGGATTTGCTGGTCAGCAGCAGCATTGGTAAAATCAGCCTGCGCCTGAATGATGGGCGCGGCAACTTCTCGGGCACCACCACGCTGGTGGGAGGCGAGTTTCTGGCCGTGGGGGATATTGACGCGGACGGTGATGCAGATATCTTGAGCGCCGACAGTGGGCCTGGCCCGAACATTCTTTTCAACAACGGCAACGCCACCTTCACGACCGGCGCCTATGCGGGCCTGGACGACGCCGTGGGCCTGGCCCTCGCCGACGTGGACAACGACGGTGACCTGGACGTAGTAACCACCCACGGCTCCACCAGCAAATTTGTCAAAGTCGGGCTGAACGATGGGCGAGGCAGGTTCACGCCGGGCCCGGCCGTGGCGGTAGGAATTGGTGCTACGGCCGTAGCCCTGGCCGACCTCGACGGTGACCAGGACGTGGACCTGATCACCGTGCACCGGGCGGCTGGTCGTGTGCATGTTCAGTATAACGACGGCCACGGGCAGTTCGGGAACCTGCAGGCCGTGCCGGTTGGTCCGGACCCTACCGCCCTGGAGCTGGCCGACGTGGATGCCGACGGGGACCTGGACCTGGTGGTTCCGAACTACCAGCAGCAGCTTACCGGCCTCAATACCGTCAGTGTGCGCCTCAACGATGGCCACGGCGGTTTTGCCCCTGCTCCCAGCGCCATTATAACGCCCAACGACGCTGCCTACCAGATTGCCCTGGGCGACCTGGATAACGATGGCGACTTGGACCTGCTTACGGCCAACACTTATGGGAACAGCGTGAGTGTGCGCTTCAACCAGCCTACCCCCGCGCCCGTGATAAGCCAGGTTAGTCCGGGCCGGGGCCCGGTGGGCAGCCTGGTGCTCCTGACGGGCCGCAATCTGGTGGGCGTCCGGGAGGTGCGTTTCAATGGGCAGGCCGCCTCTTATTATGTCATCAACTCGGCCACGCAAATAACCGTGCGGGTTCCGGCGGCTGCTACTACGGGCCCTGTCACGGTTGTGTCGCCGGCTGGTACGGGCGCTTCCGAGCAGGCTTTCACAATTACGCAGCCCGTAGCGGTTACCAGTCTGAGCCCGGCCCGCAACAGCCATACGGCCCCCGTGGCTGGCCCGGTGGCCCTCACCTTCGCGCAGCCCATGCAAACGGCCACCGACCTGCGGGTTTTTGGCAACCAGCGTCAGGGCTTACGGAGCGGCAGCCTGACCGGGGCCGGTACCCCTACAGTGTCCTTCGCGCCCAGCCAGCCCTTTGCTCCCGGCGAAGAGGTAACGGTGGTAGTGCCCAATACGCTGCAGGGAGCTGCCGGAAGTGCGGTGCAGCAGGTGTATCAGTTTCGGGCGGCTACCAGCGGCTCGGGCACCGGTAATTTTGTGGCGGCGCCTCCAGTAGAAGTAGGCCAGCTGCCCCTGGGCGTAGCGTTAGGCGACGTGGACAATGATGGGGACCTGGACCTGGTGAGCAGCAACGCCCGCAGCGAAACCATCAGCATCCGGCGCAACAACGGCCAAGGCTTCTTTAGCGGCTCCCAGGAAATAATCATGCCCACAGGTCCGGGACAGATAAAGCTGGCCGATATGGACAACGACCAGGACCTGGACATAGTAATTTCGCTTTGTCACTGCAGCTGGGGCGGTACCGTCGGTGAAGTGGCTATTCAGCTAAACGACGGCACTGGAAACTTCACGGCGGCCCCGTCTATTCCGGTGCCCGGCCGCCTTTACTCGGTGAATACTGGTGACGTGGACAACGACGGCGACCTGGATATTGTGCTGGCCAACTACAGCAGCGACAGTGTATATGTACGCCTCAACAACGGACAGGCCCGCTTCTCGGGCAAGCACGCGGTGGCGGTGGGCACTCAGCCCAAAAGCCTGGTGCTGGGCGATGTGGACAACGACGGCGACCTGGATTTAGTGGTAGCCAATGGCTCTGATTCCTACACCGACCGGCCCAACGTGTTGAGTGTGCGCCTCAACAACGGGCTGGGCTTTTTCTCGGGCACGCAGAACGTGCCGGTGAGCGGCCGGCCCCAGAGCGTAACCCTCGGCGACGTGGACAACGACGGCGACCTGGACCTGGTAGCTTCTACCGAAGATTACCTGGATAAAGGCGTTTCCATTGGCCTCAACAACGGGCGGGGCGAGTTTAGCGCCATCCAGACCGTAGCGGTAGGCCGCCAGCCCGAAGCAGTACTCCTGGGGGATATTGATGCCGATGGCGACCTGGACCTGCTTACCAGCAACGCAACCGGCAAAACCACCAGCGTACGTCTCAACGACGGACAAGGCGTATTTTCAGCGGCCCAGGAAGTTCCCGTCGGCTCAGCTCCCTGGGAAATGGCCCTCGGCGACATTGACGCCGACGGGGACCTGGACCTGGTTTCCGTGGATGATCAGCTGAACAGCGGGTTCATAAAAGTATTTCTGAACTCGCTGCCGGCTCCGGTTATCAGCAGCTTCACGCCCACCACCGGCGAGGCCGGGACGCTGGTTACGCTTACCGGACGGTTCTTCACCGGAACCAGCCAGGTAACCTTTAACGGGGTAGGGGTCAGCTTTACTGTGGTTTCGGCTACCCAGATAACGGCTACCGTGCCGGCCGCGGCTACCTCGGGCGTAATCAAAATAACTACTCCCTATGGCACAGCCGTGAGTGCCGCGCCCTTCGTGCTGCCCGCGCCAGCCATTGCCTCCTTCAGCCCCACGGCCGGCGGCCCGGGCCTGGTAGTTACCCTGCGGGGTAGCTATTTCACGGGGGCCACCGGCGTCAGCTTCGGGACAGTAGCAGCGGCCTCGTTCACGGTGGTGTCGGCTACGGAAGTCACGGCCGTAGTGCCCGAAGGCGCCGCCACAGCCACTATCCGCCTGACCTCACCAAGCGGGACGGGTACCAGCACCAGTCCGTTCACGGTGCTGGCCGCGCCGGTAGCTACTACCTGGGCGCCGGGCCCGAACGCCTCGCACGTACCTGCCACCAGCCCCATCGAGGTGTCGTTTTCGCGGGCTATTTCGGCGGCTTCGGCCGGCAGCCTGCGCGTGTTCGGCAACCAGCGCCAGGGCCAGCGCACGGGCACACTGACCGGGGGCGGCACGGCGGCGCTGCGCTTTGTGCCAGCCCGGCCCTTCGCCCCCGGCGAGCAAGTCAGCGTCAGTCTGCCCCCTACTTTGCTGGGAGCAGAAGGCGGCCAAATGATGAAGCGGGTATTTCAGTTTCGGGCGGCGACCAGCGGCCCGGGCCGTGGCACGTTCGCCGGCCCTGCCAACCTGCCGCTCAAGCTTTCGGTCAACGCCCTGCGCCTGGGCGACATGGACGGCGACGGGGACCTGGATGTGGTAACGAACAGCGGCTACAACCAGCTGGGCGTTGCGCTCAATCAGGGTAATGGCACGTTTGCTACCCCCCTGTACACCCCGAACCCGGTAGTCAGTGCCAACCCTGCCCTACAACTCGGCGACTTCGACGGAGACGGGGACCTGGACGTGGCTACCTATTACAACTTTGGTTTGGTGGCTATCCGGCTGAATGATGGCCGCGGCAACCTTAGCGGCAGCCAGAACGTGCCTTCCTTCGGGTTTGGCGGTGGAGCCTACCGGGAAATTCCCCTGGAAGTGGGCGACGTTGACGCCGACGGTGACCTGGACCTCGTAACCGGCAACCCCAACCAGGGCAGCATCACGGCGTTGCTGAACGATGGCCAGGGCGTATTCAGCCCGGGCACCCAGCAGCAGCTGGCCGTGTACTTCACCATCTTCCGCCTGGGCGATTTGGATAACGATGGAGACCTGGACTTGGTGACCATCAGGGAATCCGATGCCGATCCGGCCAGAAGAGTGCTGAGCATCCTGCTCAATGATGGCAACGGCCAGTTTACGGCTACTACCAGCCTACCCCTGCCCACCGTGCCTACCGGCCTGAAGCTGGCTGATATGGACCGTGACGGAAACCTCGACGCTGTTATCACAGATTATGAAGACTTGCCCGGCGCCGACCATTGGGGCCTGACGGTACTGCGCAACAACAGCGCCGCCCGGTTCACCGTGGGAGCCCGGCGCGCCCTGCCTACCCCCGGCGCCGTGGCCGACGTGCTGGAGCTGGGCGACGTGGATGCCGACGGCGACGTAGATGCCTTCACCTCGGGCCAGGACTACCGCAATCCGGAGCAGTTTATCCGGCTGTTCCTGAACGATGGGCGGGGCACGCTCAGCCCCGTAACGCCCCTGCCCACGAACAGCCCGCCCAGATCCATGGCCCTCGGCGACCTGGACGGGGACGGCGACCTGGACCTTAGCGACGACAGCACACCCGGTGCTGGGCTGGCCTTTCGCCTGAACGGCCCCGGCGTACCCCTGGCCGCCACACCGGGCAACCCTTTGGGAGCCCTGGTTGCCCTCTACCCTAATCCGGCTCACCAACAGGTTACCGTGGAGCTGCCGGCGGGCCTGCTGCTGCGCCCGGGTACCCTTAGCCTGGTAAACAGCCTGGGCCAGGTGATGCACACGCAGGCCCTGGCCGCTGCCCCGGCCGGCAGCCGTACCACTATTCGTATTCCTGGCTTGGCGGCTGGGCTATACCTGGTTCGGCTGAGCGTGGAGGGTAGCCCGCAGGCCGTGGGGCATCTGATGATAGAATAA